One stretch of Alcaligenes faecalis DNA includes these proteins:
- a CDS encoding DNA topoisomerase III: MDKTLIIAEKPSVAVDISRALGGFTREGDYFESDRYVLASSIGHLLGLVAPNDPVRGKWSFTHLPVIPPQFELNPTDKKSTERLKLLVKLIKRKDVTAVINACDAGREGELIFRYIMQYAGAKKPVQRLWLRSMTQSAIREAFENLRDDEDMKPLEAAARSRAEADWLVGINGTRAMTAFNSKDGGFFKTPVGRVQTPTLAIVNERENRIRQFVSRDYWEVHADFIAAAGLYTGRWFDPKFTKDEHDPEKKDSRLWSLTAAQTIVAACREQPGVVTEESKPSTQMSPALFDLTSLQREANSRFGFSAKTTLSLAQTLYERHKALTYPRTDSRYLPEDYISTVQETMRALADSGTPASASVQPFAQEVVEQKWVKPNRRIFDNKKVSDHFAIIPTLQVPRELSDAEHKIYELISRRFLAVFFPAAEFRVTTRITQVSGHHFKTEGKVLVKPGWLAIYGRDAQGEDASLVPVADGEKVRTEDVNTKALATKPPARFTEATLLSAMESAGKLVDDEALREAMSERGLGTPATRAAIIEGLLNEAYLRREGRELVPSAKARQLMTLLSGLGVSELTSPELTGEWEHQLKQIEQRQLDRDVFMREIAQMTQVIVKRAKEYERDTVPGDYATLQTPCPKCGGVVKENYRRYACTACDFSIGKHPGGRTFELPEVEELLAKKELGPLPGFISKMGRPFAALLRITDEYKLEFDFGQNDDDDEEALDFSGQTPVGPCPKCQSSVFEHGLRYLCEKSVGPSKSCDFRSGKVILQQEITREQMAKLLGEGKTDLLDGFVSSRTNRKFKAFLVRQADGKIGFEFEPRPEKPGRKTAAKKTATKAAAKKTAVKKTAAKKTAAKKTAAKKTASKAE; this comes from the coding sequence ATGGATAAAACACTAATCATTGCCGAGAAACCTTCAGTCGCCGTAGATATCTCGCGGGCATTGGGCGGTTTCACTCGAGAAGGTGATTATTTTGAAAGCGATCGCTATGTGCTGGCCTCCAGCATCGGCCATCTGCTGGGCCTGGTGGCCCCTAATGATCCGGTCCGCGGCAAGTGGAGCTTCACACATCTACCTGTTATTCCCCCTCAGTTTGAGCTCAACCCGACTGACAAGAAATCGACTGAGCGCTTGAAACTGCTGGTCAAGCTGATCAAACGAAAAGATGTCACCGCTGTTATTAATGCCTGTGACGCGGGGCGCGAGGGTGAGCTGATTTTTCGCTACATTATGCAGTACGCCGGGGCGAAAAAACCGGTGCAAAGGCTTTGGTTACGTTCGATGACACAATCGGCGATTCGTGAAGCATTTGAGAATCTGCGCGATGACGAGGACATGAAACCGCTAGAAGCGGCGGCACGTTCGCGCGCCGAGGCAGACTGGCTGGTGGGCATTAACGGCACCCGTGCCATGACGGCCTTCAACAGCAAGGACGGCGGCTTTTTCAAAACCCCCGTGGGCCGTGTGCAAACCCCCACGCTGGCTATCGTGAACGAGCGCGAGAACCGCATTCGCCAGTTCGTGTCGCGCGATTACTGGGAAGTCCACGCGGACTTTATCGCTGCCGCCGGCTTGTATACCGGCCGCTGGTTTGACCCCAAATTCACCAAAGACGAGCACGACCCCGAGAAGAAAGACTCGCGTCTGTGGTCCCTGACCGCTGCCCAAACGATTGTGGCCGCCTGCCGCGAGCAACCCGGTGTAGTCACCGAGGAATCCAAGCCCAGCACACAGATGTCGCCCGCCTTGTTTGATTTGACCTCGCTGCAACGCGAAGCCAACTCGCGCTTCGGTTTCTCCGCCAAGACCACCTTGTCCTTGGCGCAGACGCTGTACGAACGCCACAAGGCCCTGACTTACCCACGTACCGATTCGCGCTATCTGCCCGAAGACTATATAAGTACGGTGCAAGAGACCATGCGTGCGCTGGCTGACAGCGGTACGCCTGCCAGCGCTTCGGTACAGCCGTTTGCGCAGGAAGTGGTTGAGCAGAAATGGGTCAAGCCCAACCGTCGGATTTTCGACAACAAAAAGGTTTCGGATCACTTTGCCATCATCCCCACCTTGCAGGTGCCTCGGGAGCTGAGCGATGCCGAACACAAGATTTACGAGCTGATCAGCCGTCGTTTCCTGGCCGTGTTCTTCCCAGCCGCGGAATTCCGCGTCACTACGCGTATTACGCAGGTGTCGGGACACCACTTCAAGACAGAAGGCAAAGTGCTGGTCAAACCGGGCTGGCTGGCTATTTATGGCCGCGATGCTCAAGGTGAAGATGCTTCCCTGGTGCCGGTTGCCGATGGCGAGAAGGTTCGCACTGAAGATGTGAACACCAAAGCGCTGGCCACCAAGCCGCCTGCACGCTTTACGGAAGCGACCTTGCTGTCGGCCATGGAAAGCGCCGGCAAACTGGTTGACGATGAAGCCTTGCGTGAAGCCATGTCCGAGCGCGGTCTGGGTACACCAGCCACTCGCGCTGCCATTATTGAAGGTCTGCTGAACGAAGCCTATCTGCGTCGTGAAGGCCGCGAACTGGTGCCTAGCGCCAAGGCACGTCAGCTGATGACTTTGTTGTCCGGTCTGGGTGTTAGCGAACTGACGTCGCCCGAACTGACTGGCGAATGGGAGCACCAGCTCAAGCAGATCGAGCAACGTCAGCTGGACCGCGACGTGTTCATGCGTGAAATTGCGCAGATGACGCAAGTTATCGTCAAGCGCGCTAAAGAATACGAGCGCGACACGGTTCCGGGCGATTACGCGACTTTGCAGACTCCATGCCCTAAATGTGGTGGCGTGGTCAAAGAAAATTACCGTCGTTATGCTTGCACGGCTTGCGATTTCTCCATTGGCAAGCACCCAGGTGGTCGCACCTTCGAGCTGCCTGAAGTTGAAGAGCTGTTGGCCAAGAAAGAACTGGGTCCACTACCTGGCTTCATCAGCAAGATGGGTCGCCCCTTTGCTGCTCTCTTGCGCATCACCGACGAGTACAAGCTGGAGTTCGACTTCGGCCAGAACGATGACGATGATGAGGAAGCTCTGGATTTCAGCGGCCAGACCCCGGTCGGCCCCTGCCCCAAGTGCCAGTCTTCCGTCTTTGAACACGGCTTGCGTTACTTGTGCGAAAAGTCGGTTGGCCCGTCCAAGAGCTGCGACTTCCGTAGCGGCAAGGTGATCTTGCAGCAGGAAATTACCCGCGAGCAGATGGCCAAGCTGCTGGGCGAAGGCAAGACAGACCTGCTGGATGGTTTCGTGTCTTCGCGTACCAACCGCAAGTTCAAAGCCTTCCTGGTACGTCAGGCAGACGGCAAGATCGGCTTTGAGTTCGAGCCGCGCCCAGAGAAGCCAGGTCGCAAAACAGCCGCCAAGAAAACGGCGACTAAAGCGGCGGCTAAAAAGACAGCAGTGAAGAAAACAGCGGCCAAGAAGACGGCAGCCAAGAAAACAGCTGCTAAAAAGACGGCCAGCAAGGCGGAGTAA